GACGAATTGCAGGAAGTGTCGTATGAGGGTTTCTTCAGGAATTTGGGTAAATTAGATGAGAAGTTCAATAAGATAAAGGCCGATAAAACCGAAGATGAGGTTCTTAGATATGTCGGAGAACTTAACCATAAAGGAGAACTTTCGGTTGATTTAGTTAAGGTCTCAAAAGGAAGTAGTTTGGGCCAAATAAAAGGAGCAGATTCTATTTTCGAAATTTATACGGACTCTTACGGCGATGAACCGCTTATTGTACAGGGTGCAGGTGCCGGAGCAGAAGTTACTGCCCGTGGAGTTTATGGGGATTTGTTGAAATTGGTGTAAGAGTTGATTAAGAGATTATAATCTCTTAATCCTATAATCAAATTTAATAAAAATGAGCAAATACAATATAAAAGAAGAATTAAAGAAGCGTCGCTTAATCCTCGATGGTGCGATGGGAACGATGATTCAGCAGTACAATTTTACTGAGGAAGATTTTCGTGGCGAAAAATTTAAGGATTGGAAACAACCTTTAAAAGGAAATAACGACCTTTTGATTCTTACCCAGCCGGAGGCAATAAAGCAGATTCATCGTGAGTATTTCGAAGCAGGTGCTGATATTGCTGAAACAAATACATTTTCGAGTACAACAGTAGGGCAGGCCGATTATGCATGTGAAGAGTTTGTATATGAGCTAAATTACCGGGGTGCTAAAATAGCCCGTGAAGTGGCAGATGAATTTACGGCTCAGAATCCAGATAAACCTCGTTTTGTTGCCGGATCTATAGGCCCAACTAATCGTACTGCGAGTTTGTCGCCGGATGTAAATAATCCTGGTATTAGAAATATTACTTATGATCAACTAGTAGAAGCATATTCTGAGCAAGTAAGAGGTTTGGTTGATGGTGGAGCAGATGTATTATTGATAGAAACTATATTTGATACATTGAATGCTAAGGCTGCAATGTTTGCTGCGGAAACTGTTTTTGAAGAAAAAGGAAAAAAGTTGCCGATTATGATTTCGGGAACATTGACAGATTCGAGCGGTAGAACACTTTCCGGACAAACTGCAGAGGCATTTTTAATTTCTGTATCACATATGGATTTGCTCAGTGTTGGGCTTAACTGTGCCTTCGGAGCTAAGGATATGGAACCACACATTCACGAGTTGGCTGCAAAGTCGCCTTTTATGATTAGTGCCCATCCGAATGCCGGATTGCCGAATGCCTTTGGAGAATACGATCAAAGTCCGGAAGATATGCAATTCGAAATAAAAGGATTCCTTAAAGAAAAGAACCTTGGTATTATAGGCGGATGCTGCGGAACAACACCGGCGCATATTAAGGCGATTGCTGATCAGGTTGATATTGAAGATAAAAGAGCTTAGCGTGCTTTGCGAAAACCTTTGCGGGACTTTGCGTGAAAAAGACAGTGGGCTTAACGAAGTCTGCAAAGAATTAGAAACGCAAGAGCGCAAAGAAAGATAGACTTCCAATTTAGTTTAAGAAAAATGGAAAATACAAATAAAATAAGACCTCTTAAATTAGCTGGTTTAGAACCTCTGATAGTAGATGAAAACTCAAACTTTATCAATGTTGGAGAACGATGCAATGTAGCTGGTTCCCGAAAGTTTTTGAGGTTGATAAAAGAGGAAAATTTCGAGGAAGCATTGGCTATAGCCCGTCATCAGGTTGAAGGCGGAGCGCAG
The DNA window shown above is from Bacteroidota bacterium and carries:
- a CDS encoding bifunctional aspartate kinase/homoserine dehydrogenase I, yielding LPLVDTISQLHHSGDKINKIRGVFSGSLSYIFNKFSVSESKFSDILLEAKNKGYTEPDPREDLSGNDVGRKLLILAREIDLKNEFSEIKINNLIPDELQEVSYEGFFRNLGKLDEKFNKIKADKTEDEVLRYVGELNHKGELSVDLVKVSKGSSLGQIKGADSIFEIYTDSYGDEPLIVQGAGAGAEVTARGVYGDLLKLV
- a CDS encoding homocysteine S-methyltransferase family protein, whose amino-acid sequence is MSKYNIKEELKKRRLILDGAMGTMIQQYNFTEEDFRGEKFKDWKQPLKGNNDLLILTQPEAIKQIHREYFEAGADIAETNTFSSTTVGQADYACEEFVYELNYRGAKIAREVADEFTAQNPDKPRFVAGSIGPTNRTASLSPDVNNPGIRNITYDQLVEAYSEQVRGLVDGGADVLLIETIFDTLNAKAAMFAAETVFEEKGKKLPIMISGTLTDSSGRTLSGQTAEAFLISVSHMDLLSVGLNCAFGAKDMEPHIHELAAKSPFMISAHPNAGLPNAFGEYDQSPEDMQFEIKGFLKEKNLGIIGGCCGTTPAHIKAIADQVDIEDKRA